The following coding sequences lie in one Daphnia pulex isolate KAP4 chromosome 1, ASM2113471v1 genomic window:
- the LOC124207905 gene encoding uncharacterized protein LOC124207905 has translation MNFSVFLFSICVVIFYANAQYQPYYDDSAYNYPIIPFADGRSPNLGYDNRLFLRTTTTTSTTTTTTTCTVSTNVACVGGRRRRFLEDDEEAIKPSPVNEVEVTQMAEIDSIRNERKADPQFALWRGGVGPSYELRSTFGQQTPFPVYYNPYMRQPVVIADTRFLLNYYAFTTTSTSTTTVTSRSTPICSQGSGFNQC, from the exons atgaatttttccgtttttcttttttccatttgcgTTGTGATTTTTTACGCAAATGCCCAGTATCAGCCATACTACGACGACAGTGCGTACAACTATCCAATCATCCCATTTGCTGATGGACGTTCCCCGAATTTAGGTTACGACAATCGTCTTTTTTTACGTACGACAACTACGACAAGtacaactactactaccactacttGCACGGTATCAACTAACGTGGCTTGCGTTGGTGGTCGCCGCAGAAGATTCTTggaagacgatgaagaagCAATCAAACCATCTCCAGTAAACGA AGTGGAGGTTACGCAGATGGCTGAAATTGATTCTATAAGGAACGAACGTAAAGCTGATCCTCAATTCGCATTATGGCGCGGAGGTGTTGGTCCTTCGTACGAGCTCCGATCCACATTTGGCCAGCAAACGCCTTTCCCCGTATACTACAATCCATACATGCGCCAACCCGTGGTTATAGCTGACACACGCTTTTTGCTGAATTATTACGCCTTCACAACCACTTCAACTTCTACAACGACAGTAACTTCCAGATCAACTCCGATCTGTTCTCAAGGAAGTGGGTTCAACCAATGCTAA
- the LOC124200663 gene encoding uncharacterized protein LOC124200663 encodes MKFFVLFLSVSFAAVEAQYQPYYEDSLYQYANYPISDGRTPNLGFDHRLYLRTSTTTATTTTTTTCTVSTGVACVGGRRRRFLEEDDSIEPSPVDKVEITPLVEMESAPKITRKAEPQYAFWRGGFEHPPSPYEIRSTFGQSLNYPTNYNPYLRQPIIVADTRFLLNYYAFTTTTTSTATTTFRSTPICSATSGFQPC; translated from the exons atgaaattcttcgtTCTGTTTTTGTCTGTTTCTTTTGCTGCAGTTGAAGCCCAATATCAGCCATACTATGAAGACAGTTTGTATCAATATGCAAACTATCCGATTTCTGATGGCCGGACCCCAAACTTAGGTTTTGACCATCGTCTTTATTTACGTACGTCAACTACTACAGCCACAACCACCACGACCACTACTTGCACGGTTTCGACTGGCGTTGCTTGTGTTGGTGGTCGCCGCAGAAGATTTTTGGAAGAAGATGATTCCATCGAACCTTCTCCAGTTGACAA GGTTGAAATTACGCCGCTTGTCGAAATGGAGTCGGCTCCCAAGATAACGCGTAAAGCGGAACCGCAATATGCATTTTGGCGTGGAGGTTTCGAACATCCTCCATCTCCGTACGAAATCCGGTCAACATTCGGCCAAAGTTTGAATTACCCTACGAATTATAATCCTTACTTACGCCAACCGATTATTGTCGCCGATACTCGCTTTCTGCTTAATTATTATGCCTTCACGACAACAACGACTTCTACGGCGACTACCACTTTCAGATCAACACCAATCTGTTCAGCAACAAGTGGATTCCAGCCGTGTTAA
- the LOC124189717 gene encoding uncharacterized protein LOC124189717 yields the protein MKFLVSLLSVTAFFLVQGNAQYQPYYDDAYPYPIYPPADIQPPLNYVDENRFLFQLATNLFTTTTTTTTTTTTTCTVSTNVACVGGRRRRFLGVNDDDLIEPSPVNKVEVTQIAEMEPSARMERKADPQFPFFRGGYEHPLYEIQSTFRQQPFPVHYNPYVRRPVINADPRFLIRVTSTSTSTSTVTSRSTPICSSGSSFSQC from the exons atgaaattccttGTTTCCTTATTGTCAGTTACTGCTTTTTTCTTAGTTCAAGGAAATGCCCAATACCAGCCATACTACGATGATGCGTATCCGTATCCAATTTATCCGCCAGCTGACATTCAGCCTCCCTTAAACTACGTGGACGAAAACCGTTTCTTATTCCAACTGGCAACTAACCTTTTCACAACGACGACTACAActacaactactactaccactacttGCACGGTATCAACTAATGTGGCTTGCGTTGGTGGTCGTCGTAGAAGATTTCTTGGCGTCAATGATGACGACCTCATTGAGCCTTCTCCAGTAAACAA agtCGAGGTTACTCAGATTGCAGAGATGGAGCCTTCAGCCAGGATGGAACGTAAAGCTGATCCtcaattcccattttttcgtgGAGGTTATGAACATCCTTTGTACGAAATCCAGTCCACATTCCGCCAACAACCTTTCCCCGTGCATTACAATCCGTATGTTCGCCGACCAGTGATTAATGCGGATCCACGATTCTTGATTCGCGTCACCTCAACATCGACATCCACTTCTACTGTTACTTCAAGATCGACACCAATTTGTTCTTCAGGAAGCAGCTTTAGCCAGTGTTAA
- the LOC124189725 gene encoding uncharacterized protein LOC124189725, producing the protein MRCFVTLLCVSVVVVHCINAQYYYPYYRDDVINPYLNYPDDGGHENRIFFNQIFNAITSIFTTTTTTTSTSTTTCTVSTNLKCPRKRFLLVGDLEADNIEPSAVNKVEITPLAEMETLVRNERKADPQYPFWRVDPVYPGYPLYDIQSTFGQPAYPVNPYMRPPVVAADPRFFIVNVVTRTSTSTSTFRSTPACSSASNFNQC; encoded by the exons ATGCGTTGCTTTGTTACCTTGTTGTGCGTCTCCGTTGTAGTGGTTCACTGTATTAACGCCCAATACTATTATCCGTACTACCGCGATGATGTCATCAATCCTTATCTCAACTACCCTGACGATGGCGGGCATGAAAACCGAATTTTCTTCAACCAAATTTTCAACGCAATCACATCTATTTTtacaacgacaacaactacaacgTCCACCTCGACAACCACTTGCACGGTTTCGACGAATTTAAAATGCCCCCGTAAAAGGTTTCTGCTGGTTGGCGATCTAGAAGCCGATAATATTGAACCTTCCGCCGTAAACAA GGTTGAGATCACGCCACTTGCCGAAATGGAAACTTTGGTCAGGAATGAACGCAAAGCTGATCCGCAATATCCATTTTGGCGTGTCGACCCGGTCTATCCGGGTTATCCGTTGTACGATATTCAATCGACTTTTGGCCAACCCGCTTATCCTGTGAATCCGTACATGAGGCCACCGGTCGTCGCCGCCGATCCTCGTTTCTTCATTGTCAACGTCGTAACTCGGACCTCCACCAGCACGTCCACTTTCAGGTCAACTCCGGCTTGTTCTTCGGCCAGCAACTTCAATCAGTGTTAA
- the LOC124189709 gene encoding uncharacterized protein LOC124189709: protein MPLAHQCSVIDHSFSLEMRLAALLSVLGFCLAYVAAANSFEDHHAPYGFYHPYYFHPYYSPNRVRIDALRTLALGMGGGFTAALPRPSVTMIRIVTTTVTCSLSVTNKCAARQASEMPSEILEEPARPGRPAVASTSDRYEEVDDTTEQFPIAPSTVQEVEATQLPAREARAADPQWLIPPKFDYRAHEIEPAFHSDPYNLPVVVPFNRRYYVPAQQRQFGFITNLFTITKMGTSFTVKTSTLVPSCSAAGKLPQCPNGQ, encoded by the exons ATGCCGTTGGCTCATCAGTGCTCTGTAATAGATCACTCATTCAGCTTGGAAATGCGTCTAGCAGCACTATTATCTGTGCTTGGTTTTTGCCTGGCTTACGTCGCAGCAGCCAATTCGTTCGAAGATCATCATGCACCGTATGGCTTCTATCATCCGTATTACTTTCATCCGTACTATTCTCCGAATCGTGTACGTATCGATGCACTGCGCACTTTAGCGCTAGGAATGGGAGGTGGGTTCACGGCGGCTCTTCCCAGGCCGTCGGTAACGATGATTAGGATTGTGACGACGACAGTCACTTGCTCATTGTCAGTCACCAACAAGTGCGCCGCTCGTCAAGCATCAGAGATGCCGTCAGAAATACTCGAAGAACCCGCAAGACCCGGGCGACCGGCAGTCGCTTCTACTAGTGAcag ATATGAAGAAGTAGACGATACCACTGAACAGTTTCCTATTGCTCCGTCTACCGTTCAAGA AGTTGAGGCTACGCAACTACCAGCCCGAGAGGCTCGAGCTGCTGACCCGCAGTGGTTGATTCCTCCAAAATTCGACTATCGAGCCCATGAGATCGAGCCTGCTTTCCACAGCGATCCGTACAATCTTCCTGTTGTTGTGCCGTTCAACAGACGATATTACGTGCCTGCTCAACAACGTCAGTTTGGATTCATAACAAACCTCTTCACTATAACGAAGATGGGGACTTCCTTTACTGTCAAGACTTCCACTTTGGTCCCGTCCTGCTCTGCGGCTGGAAAACTTCCCCAATGTCCAAATGGCCAATAA
- the LOC124189742 gene encoding uncharacterized protein LOC124189742 encodes MRFALSALLVFVTCVAVASSRNPAGVYGYHPYQYAPSYELNAEAIYPRQLMWSISDVITVGFPRPTVRVTDTIISTMTCTKSVARNCRLYQRPFKQRSPPANSAAKETFEEEYDEDEQFPISPSVVQGVEATQVPGRVVRAAEPQYFVNSPAYKNYPYGIESAFNSGPYNPVVMPFYGSYPVPAAVQRQLFSGILTVTTTVSTVLKMATITKVPRCSRAGPIVQCPINP; translated from the exons ATGCGTTTTGCACTTTCTGCACTGTTGGTTTTTGTGACTTGTGTAGCCGTGGCCTCTTCGAGAAATCCGGCTGGAGTGTACGGTTACCATCCATATCAGTACGCTCCATCCTATGAGCTGAACGCAGAGGCTATATACCCCCGACAGCTTATGTGGTCGATAAGCGACGTCATAACTGTGGGTTTCCCAAGACCGACTGTGCGTGTAACAGACACAATAATATCGACTATGACTTGCACCAAGTCGGTGGCAAGAAATTGTCGCCTCTATCAAAGGCCGTTCAAACAAAGATCACCGCCCGCTAACTCTGCTGCTAAAGAAac atttgaagaagaatatgatgaagatgaacaaTTTCCTATTTCTCCTTCTGTCGTTCAAGG TGTTGAGGCTACGCAAGTACCAGGCCGAGTAGTCCGTGCAGCTGAGCCACAATATTTTGTGAATTCTCCGGCATACAAAAATTATCCGTACGGCATCGAATCCGCTTTCAACAGCGGCCCTTACAACCCTGTGGTGATGCCTTTTTACGGTTCATACCCGGTACCAGCTGCTGTTCAACGCCAACTTTTCTCCGGGATATTAACTGTAACGACAACGGTGTCGACTGTCTTGAAAATGGCCACCATCACTAAAGTGCCACGGTGCTCCAGGGCAGGTCCAATTGTGCAATGCCCGATAAATCCTTAG
- the LOC124189733 gene encoding uncharacterized protein LOC124189733 has product MRLQLPLLLVFLACAASQAFNPYVGEQYPYYYNSPSYYRADDAENLRQMMFSLALPARQTTVTVTTTVRPTFSFPTLSMPSLPPLRQTITSRLTTYSTITCTKSTDVPCPAVVKKTSTADLMAATSGSQKNTTAVADVEVEEEDDAVQQFAAVTPTVVQKVETTKVPTQKVPNKKVPNRKGRDIESELLSLLSPDFYDDYFENQPHDIESAFHTGPYNPVPLPFFRTYQPSPNIAQLRQSSFFALLGSLFTGRSTITVFGIKTSTLTPTCSVAGPIPQCPNN; this is encoded by the exons atgcgTTTGCAACTTCCCTTGCTCCTCGTCTTTTTGGCTTGTGCAGCTTCTCAGGCGTTCAACCCTTACGTCGGCGAGCAATATCCGTATTACTACAATAGCCCGTCGTATTATAGAGCCGACGATGCAGAAAATTTACGGCAAATGATGTTTTCGTTGGCCTTGCCTGCGAGACAAACGACGGTGACAGTCACGACCACTGTTCGACCGACGTTCTCATTCCCAACGCTGTCGATGCCATCCCTACCGCCACTGCGGCAAACGATAACGAGCCGACTGACGACATATTCCACGATTACCTGCACCAAGTCAACCGATGTCCCTTGTCCGGCTGTTGTCAAAAAAACCAGCACGGCTGATCTTATGGCAGCAACAAGTGGGAgccagaaaaatacaacagcAGTCGCTGACGTCGAGgtagaagaagaggatgacgCTGTACAGCAATTCGCCGCCGTCACTCCGACCGTCgtccaaaa AGTTGAGACTACAAAAGTGCCGACCCAAAAAGTTCCCAACAAGAAAGTGCCAAACCGAAAGGGCCGTGATATCGAATCGGAATTGTTGTCCTTGTTGTCTCCGGATTTCTACGACGACTATTTCGAAAATCAGCCCCATGACATCGAGTCCGCTTTTCACACCGGCCCGTACAATCCCGTTCCTCTGCCTTTTTTCAGAACGTATCAGCCATCACCTAATATTGCCCAGCTGCGCCAATCGTCGTTTTTTGCTTTACTAGGAAGTCTATTCACCGGCCGGAGCACGATAACAGTCTTTGGAATCAAAACGTCTACCTTGACACCTACTTGTTCGGTGGCCGGGCCCATTCCTCAATGtccaaataattaa
- the LOC124189754 gene encoding uncharacterized protein LOC124189754, with amino-acid sequence MRLALSVLAALLAYVAAQDHQQPQYIVYRNPYYGDAVINPDEQRLFLPTTTTTTTSTSTVTCTKSAAAACGGRRRRELLFAGEEEEQFPIVPTAVEGVEPTQLSSRDARAADPQQVYVVPPQFAYQPQSGFHSGSYNYRPVVVPFYGSQYQPAQRLFFTQIQSALTVTKTATAFAIFTSTSTPACSAAGTIPQCPNA; translated from the exons ATGCGTCTTGCACTGTCCGTCCTTGCTGCTTTGTTGGCTTATGTCGCCGCTCAGGATCATCAGCAGCCCCAGTACATTGTCTACCGCAATCCTTACTACGGAGATGCCGTAATCAACCCAGATGAGCAACGACTTTTCTTGCCGACGACTACCACCACGACGACGTCGACTTCTACCGTGACTTGCACCAAGTCAGCCGCAGCTGCTTGTGGTGGCCGCAGACGTCGCGAACTTTTGTTTGCCGGAGAAGAGGAAGAGCAATTCCCCATTGTTCCCACAGCCGTCGAAGG AGTTGAACCCACTCAATTATCCAGCCGAGATGCTCGCGCTGCCGATCCTCAGCAGGTGTATGTTGTGCCACCTCAGTTCGCCTACCAGCCCCAGTCTGGATTCCACAGCGGCTCTTACAACTACCGCCCTGTTGTTGTGCCTTTCTACGGCTCACAGTACCAACCTGCTCAGCGCCTTTTCTTTACTCAGATTCAATCCGCTTTGACGGTGACCAAGACGGCAACTGCCTTCGCCATCTTTACTTCCACCTCGACTCCAGCTTGCTCAGCCGCCGGCACAATCCCCCAATGTCCAAAtgcttaa
- the LOC124189760 gene encoding uncharacterized protein LOC124189760 isoform X1, giving the protein MRLALSVLVALLAYVAAQEQQQPQYVPYGSPYQAPFYGDNAEPAIISPDDPRLFRPTTTTTTTLTSTVTCTSSIGTACAAGRRRRGILFDGEEEQQFPFIAPSEVEGVEPTQVSSREARAADPQLILVSPQFAYQPQSGFYSDSYQYRPVALPFYAPRNQQPAVIDDQRFLLNSLQSAITVTVTSTAFAITTSTLNPTCSVAGTIAQCPNA; this is encoded by the exons atgcgTCTTGCACTATCCGTCCTTGTTGCTTTGTTGGCTTACGTCGCCGCTcaagaacagcagcagcctcaGTACGTCCCTTATGGCAGTCCTTACCAAGCTCCATTTTATGGAGACAACGCAGAACCAGCCATCATTAGCCCTGATGACCCACGACTTTTCCGCCCGACGActaccacaacaacaacgttgACCTCCACCGTTACCTGCACATCTTCCATCGGAACTGCTTGTGCGGCTGGCCGCAGACGACGCGGAATTTTGTTTGACGGAGAAGAAGAGCAGCAATTCCCTTTCATTGCCCCATCAGAAGTTGAAGG AGTTGAACCCACCCAAGTATCCAGCCGAGAGGCTCGCGCTGCCGATCCTCAGTTGATCCTGGTTTCACCCCAGTTCGCCTACCAGCCTCAGTCTGGATTCTACAGCGATTCTTACCAATATCGCCCCGTTGCGCTGCCTTTCTACGCCCCTCGAAACCAGCAACCAGCAGTCATTGATGATCAACGCTTTTTACTAAATAGCCTCCAATCCGCTATTACAGTCACCGTGACCTCGACTGCCTTTGCCATCACAACTTCCACCTTAAATCCAACTTGCTCTGTCGCCGGCACGATTGCCCAATGTCCAAATGCTTAA